The sequence AAAATTATAAAGAGAATTGCTTGGTGGAGAGGAAAGCGCCTCTAAGCAGACTTGTTCTAATTCAAGCTATCTTGCAAGCATTCCCATTTATCTGTTATccttttaaaattttcaaaatgggCCATAGATTTTATCAACTCCCAAATGGCTAAGGTGGAATGACTTTGAAGGCCATAGAAAGCTGCATTTAGCTAATTGAAAATTGGTTTGCATGAGAAAAGAGTTTGAAGGTTTGGGCATCCCTAACCTCCAGGAGATCAACCTCTGCTTATTGGGGTCCTGGGTCAAGATATATTATGAAGGGGATGTCAAGCCTTGAAAAATAATCATTGATCATAGTACATGACTGGTAGGCCTAACCTACTTTGCCCCCAACCATAACCTAACATTTCCAGAATCTAGAAAGGGGTAATATCCATAATTCAAGCTTTAAAATCTGGTTATAGGTGGAAAGGTGGGAGGGCGGCTTTTAGGGACTTGATTTGCATGTAAAATCGGATAGACCATGTGGGGGTTGCAAATGAAGTGGACACGACGTGGGACGAATGTCGAACGAAAAGGGGAACACTACGTTTTTTTTAATAAGAAAGATAGGAGAAGGAAGAAGTGAGGAGAGGAGATTCATTGTTGCAAGACAGAACGAAAGATGAAATATAAGCAGACTTACAATAAATTGTTTGTTCAGAATAGCTGGCTTTTGTGTCTTTTCTTTGCATGTTTTCCATCCATATTGAAGTACTTGTACATAAGTTTGTTGCGTATTGTGAGCTGCAGACTCTACAGTTGGTAACATTGCTTCTGTAGTCTGAACATTCCATACTAATCTACTAGTTCCTCAATAATTTTATCGGCTGACACACGTACATTCCCGCAAAGTATCTACATTTGCTCACACAATCTACAGAACATTCAACGACTAAACAGAATTACGATATGGAGTTGATGCAAGAACTGGAGAAGTGCGGAAGCAATTTACAACTGGGGGAAATCTAGAAATGCTAAAACAAAACGAAGCAAAGATTGTCATCCCATCCATCACATGTTGGCACATTGGGCAATACAAAACAAAAGGCAAACTTGTATTAGCTATCTTGGAGTATATGTATCTGTACAGGGGCATGTTCCATTATTGTTTTGTGCCACTAACTAGCCTTGCTGTAATAAGGAACATCTACAAATATGTGCCTTCATCACCAGCAGCCTCCTTTGAGAGCCCGTCTCATCAATCATGGTGTTAGTAAGAAACTCACGGCTATGTCAAGCCAAGCGATGAAGGTTGCTTGAAGCTAGAGACACTTGCTTTACTGAAGGATGTGATTGCCCTATCCTTGGAGACAGTATTGCTTAAAGCAAACTCGGAAGAATTTGACTGTTGATTGTTTTCACTGTGGCCAGGTCTGGCCCATATTTTGATTAGTCCCTCGCGGCAAATGGTGACGATTGATTCAGTGCTGAACACCACACCAGACAGGGGATCCGCATGTACTCGGTGGGCGACAAGAGGTGAAAGCTTCGGCACGTCCCGCATTCTGGGAGAAGGTTGAAGAATACCTGTTGGAGGGCATGCACTGTCCCAGTGTGCAGAAGGGCTCCCACTGCTAAATGTTGGCGAaccacctgaaggatgacgtagtGGGACAACAATCTCATCCATTGCCAAATCCCACAGAAGCAATTGGGTATCCTAAGAGTATGCCAGAGTGGCAATTGATATCAGTAGTCAACCGTGTTGGAGAAAGCAAACTGTAAAAACACTTGCCAATTTATCTGATAGCTATGACTATATTCATATAATAAGCTAAGACATGATAAGTTCATAACAGATCACCAAGTTCTGACAAAAATCAATCTGATCTTCTAAAAATATGAGGTAAAATGACACTCAGTAGTTAAGTTCTTCAACGTGAATCAAAAATATTGGCGAAATCACACTAAGAAAAAAGCAGCATGAGCAGCATGATTACTGGAGAAATTTGCATATTTATTACATAATTAGTGTGATCAGTTCAATGCCCTGCAATAAGCATAAGACTGAACAGCAAGGAACATTCCAACAGTTCATTAACTGAAGATCTCCCGGTAATTAAGTAAGCAGGGAAGAAATTGAGAGGTTAAGTATTTTAAGGTACTCCCAGATTTCACTCTTATTTGTACTAAGAAGTTACAAGATCAGACAGGCATGCATCAGTTTATCTCTACTGCTTAAAAAAGACGCAAGGCTCTGTCTCCCATCTTACGTCATCCGACTCCCCACGCCCCACGTCATCCGTACTGCCCCTACAACCTGTTTTTTCCTACGTCCGTACTCCCTCTCCCGTCGGTTTTCTTGATCCCCTGACATCACACAGCATAGGAACACAAACCCATCTTTGATCGAagtgaaaccctaaccctagcattaTGGAGGCCCCTCCACCGCTGCTCGATAGCAGGAAATGAGTGCATTTCATGATTGCTTCATCATCTCTACGGTGTTGACGTTTGTACTGCTGCTATTCGCACTTGAAATAAACCTGCTTTCATTTGGTTTGTGATTTGTGACAACTTGTTGTGCTCCAGTGCTCGgtttgaaaattatttttggaatgATTCCTCTGAATAGACTGCTTATGTTTGAATATACATGTATGCCTAACTTCGATAAAAACAGGATCTACTATTCTCATATGTGATTAAATACCACATGTCAGAAATTTGCAGAGGCAACTCCGGGAAGAGATTGACATGCATGTGGCGTTGACAGATGCCATCGCACATAATGCAGAGCTGATACTTAAATCTACCATAAAGCTAAGCTACCAATAAGGTGAGCAGCAGCATGCTTGACATGTACAATATTAATTTGTTGGTTCTTGTCGTGCCACAAGATTATGTTTGTTCAGACTGTAAATTTAACATGTCCTTGAGCTATTTCACAGCTTTCAATTAACTTGTGTGGTCTACTATATTTTACAGTAGCAGAATTTCTTTTACTGTGTGAAGTGTGAACAGAGTGTAATTGTCCAAAAgatgtatattttatttatttatgtcTCTCACCCAGTTTCAGTATCGGTCCTCTCAACCTGACAAAGTTTTTTTTTGGATATGGTACTTAAGAATAGTTATTATGGTGGAGCGGAGTTAGCACTTGCTCACCAATGACTCTTCCTCATAGAGTTTTGCCCAACTAGAGTTAGTATATGCATTCTTCGGCTAGAGAAAACAATGGCTTTCATTGGTAGATCGGGTTTATACATATGCATTTCTGATATTACTGTGGAGATATTATTTTCTCACGGGGGCTGCAGATATCCTTTGAGAAAGATACCATGTGAACATACTGGATGTTGTCATGGTACAAGCCACCTCTATCCTGCTAAAAGAATTTGACGTGGTAGCCTGCATCAGTTTTTGAATGATTTTGTAGAAGTTTGCTAAAGATAAAGCAGGTGCAACACTTCATTTGTCGCAACATGGTAAAATATTGCAAGCATTTTGGACAACTCTTAAAATTCATCTATATGAGCAACTCCTGAGTGTTAGTTAAACAATGTTGAAAATCGTAATGTTATTCCATAGCAAAGCACAAGTTCACATAAGCGGGTTCATATGTCGGACATTCCTTTTTGAATATTTTTCAGTTACAATGATGCCAAGTGACATATTTAGAGGTAATATTTCCTCTACATCGCCATCATCCATAATTTTGATTATTCCATCCATGTTGTGGAAGTGTTGCAACATGGTTCTAACTATGCATGTGCTTAGGGCATCTCTAGCAGACCACCTAAAGGTCATATTTGAGAAGAAAAAGTGTCGTTTAGGGGATTAAGGGGTATCTAGTAGATCCCCTAAACCAAAATTTCCTCAAATATGACTCTTCCTCCCCTAAAACTGCCCCCCATCTGCTCAAATTTAGTCCAGCCGATGTGATTCTCAGCAAAAATAAGAGAGCTGCAGGCCTCCCGTCtgaccacgccgccgcccgcggccatcCGCCACCCCGGATAATCGGAAAAATGAAACCCTCCACCGCCCCTGCACCTCCGGCGACTCTCCTTGGCGACGAGGAATTTCGCGAATCCCCTCAGACCTGTCATCTACGTCGTCCTCCTGCCGCTGCTCCTGGATCCAATGCGTCACCGGAGACGTTCATCGTCGCACAACGGGATTCTGACTCGAGACAAGCACAGCGTCAAGACGATCAGGACGAGGCAAGCAGCACAAGCATGGCCACATCTCGATCGAAGCGCCAACATGGAAATAGAGCCAGAGCTCGTCGACCGCACTGTCGTCCTCACAGGGCCAAGGCACCCGAATGCTCCAGCTGGTGGGTGCCTTCGTCGTGCGCAGCGTCACGGCCACCGTCACCACTGACCAGCTCTTGCACGCCGGATCCAGTCGCAGCGACCCAggctcccctccttccgtcccacTCGGCCTAGTGCGCGCAACTCCGCCTCACCGGCTACGGCAGCATCACAGTGAGCTCTGAAGTCCCAAGGCTCCATGTCCTACGTGTTGTGGAGGGGCATAGGAGGATTTGGTGCTATTTGTTAAGCGACACGGCAATGTCGGCCCCCAAATCCAAGGCAAACGCCGACCGGGAGCCCGCGCGGCACAGCAACGTTGCTAGTGTCATGTTCCTGCCACTGCCTTTGCAGTGCATCCATCTCCACGGGTGCATTTTGACTCGTGGCCCCTGTGATCTGTTTCATCAAGCTGAGCGCGTACTTGATGTACAGGGAGTGCAGAACAACATGGCGGCGTACGTGATGTTTGCTTGCAGAGAGATGAACTGGATTCAGTCCATGCTCTACTTCTACGGCTACACCTGCTTCTGGTTAATCCTCTTTGCTACAGATTTGATGAATTGTGTATGTGGATGTGTAGTGTATGTGTTTGATGAATTGTGTGAGCCAAATACACATATAAAGGGAAATGTTATAGGAGATCTGCTAGTTGAGAAACAGTGATTTCCCTAAAAGAAATAGGGAAATGGGATAGGGGAAATTTGACACTTTTACGataggggtctgctagagatgccctTACCATGTCATTGTACTTTCCCATACCTATGATTTGTGCATGTATCTAAAAGAAGTTTGAACATATGATTCATGTCTATCTCCACAGGGAGTCTGGACAGAGGTGGCAAGCTTCGATCGAGAAGGCGCAGAGGTAATTTAACCGGTGGAGGGAGTGATTTAACATTAAAAAGGTCAACAGTGGCGGTGGAAGAAGTGATTTAATGTTAAAAAAGTTAACAATACTCCCTGATGTTCCCTAAAGGTATATGTTAGACACGATTAGTGTTAAACAACTAGATTATGCTTGCCACCTAACAAAAAAAAAGACAACAATGCTCCCTGATGTTCCCTAAAGATATATGATACACAATTAGTGTTAAACAACTAGAATATGCTTGCCCCCGTTGCAAACCACGGGCAATTACCTAGTCTTATTAAAGATGAGCAGTACATATTTTCATGGATATGCCATAAATGTTCAAGCTATAATACAAATGAATCAACTTCAGATACCTGACCAACAGAACCAAAACGATACACCGCATTTTCTCCCGTTCCATCAGCATTTGGTGGGGACCAATATGGATCAAAAGCAACTCCACTAACCTGTTTGCAAAAAAATTACCCATGTCATCAAATACAACTTCTGAAAGCAAACGTCAAGACACTGAAAAAGCCTCAAGGGAAATTCAATTAATACCCAAGAATTATGCCCTTCACCCCATGCAACAGTCTTCCTGTCGTCCATGCTCCATACCTGCACAAGATCATCTTCACCACCTGTCAATAGATATTTGCCATCCGAGCTGTAAAAGCAGACCACAGTCAAACTAGGTCAGAAACTGGGCCATACTCATTTCTTCATCATTCTCGACTGATCCACCCAAATAAATACTCATAATTGACAAACCCATAGAAATGTGAGAACAAATAGAAGATAAGAATCAGAGATCAGATAACCCATAAGATGGTATAGAGATGCTTCAATGCATAGCTCATGGCGTACACAATAGAGCCATATACTAGCTTTATTAGATATCATCAAGGAAACTACAACAATTTTGGATGCTAGTCAGCCCAGGCAGGTTTTAAAGTCTGAACTTTGAAGTACTTTAAACTAAGGGTCATAAATAGAAAAACATTCCACACAAACATCAGCATACAAAATAGAGTAAACTGCATAAGTGTGGCTAAGAAATAATTTGCAGAGCAGCCAACCATAAAACTAACTGGGAGAAAACATGGCAAACACATACAGAAGACATCGAATCATTCAAATGTAATAAAGGTACCTCCAGGTGCAACACAAGAGAGCGCCATAATAACTTTTGCCACCAAATATTAGCTGTTCCTTTGAAAAGTCAAACACTCTCAAATAACCTACATATGGTTCATCGATATTAGTTAAGCCTGAAATGTAGGATGGTGGAATTTCTGAGTAGTAAAAACGTCTTCAGTGTGGGTCTATCTAGGATAAAGGAAGTACCATCTCGCCCAACTGTCGCCAAGTATGCCCCATCTGGAGAGAAGGAAATTGCATTGATTGAACCATGACAAACATGCCACCTGGCAATTGGGTTACTCTGTAATGTTTTTGAGATAAGAGCAGCAATTTAGTGTATAGGGATCTGCCGTCCCAATATGCATAAACCCATAAAATCCATAATAAAATGGTCAAACAAACACATTAAAAATTACAGAAGCGCATGATGACTGCTAGTTCGACTGACTACAAATTAAAATTCTACACATTCACATAATCTTTTGCCTACTACATCCATAAACTTTGTGAGTTTCTTGGAACATTATTTCGTACACTTTCTCTATTCTGGATGTAGGATCTCCTGGGCACCACCTAATTTTCCTTAAAATATATTCAACAATAATCGTTGTCCCAGATTCTGTAGGTAGAAACAAACCCAATGGCTTGATGTAAACTCATGTACCAAATGTTATGAGAGAAGCATTTGCAGGATACCAAAAATCATAGGTTAACGAAACTACCGCCCAGATCCCAATATTCACTGTACAATTTATATGGTCAGCTTACTGATATGATAGTACCTTTTGCAAATGTATGCCAGTAGAGTTTTAATCACAACAGTAAATTCTAGTCTAGAAATAAAAATCGTAACACTCTTTGCAGGTGGAGACTAGCAAGGGAACACTGCATAGGTAGGAGCCAGCTGGGAGATTACCATTTTCTATTACTCACCCAAACTCCTAAATGCAAGCATAAAGAAAAACGTCCACTTCTGAGGATTTAATTTATGTCTGCTGTGTGTACATAAGCGTCCATGGGAAATCAGAATGTTAGAAGCCATTTTAAATGGTGAGCTCTCTTAAACGGTTCAgattgattttttttctgaataatGGTGAATTTATACTGATAGTATCACTGTTTAGCCATTTACATTTCTATGCGTAAGAAAAGGAACATTAATGCTCATTGCATCAAGATACATTTAACGTTAAGAATGGTAGACTAAAGTGACAAACTGTAGGGTATGTAACAGATCACCAGGCCACAGTTTCATGCCCACAGAGAGGGCAAAATACACTTCTATAATAAATTAACTAATTGAACAAAAAATAATGTGGTTTAAGGAACTAATACTGAATGCCTAAAATACCTTACTCGACTTTGCATGTGAAACCATCAACTGAGCTGGATCCTTTATAGCTGGAAATGTACACTCCGTGTTTCCATCTCTGCACTGAATGTAAAGAATATACATCAGTTCAAACATCAACGCAAACATTTATAAATGCCAAATTCCATGATCATCATTGCTCActttatcatacacatacaaatttcCATCAGAGTGGCTAACAACAAACATGCCTTCACACTCCGGAACCCATGCAACAGAAGTGCAACGGCTGCAAACAATAGTACTGAGAAGTCAACAGGAGAGTTAACTAAAATAATAAGAGGGGATAAGCATCTGTAAGAACCAATATGCAAGCAGCACTCAGCTTATATTGCAGTCATGCAGACTAAAGTCAGAAGCCCCCCAGGGCGCCCAACCCCATCAAAATAATGCATCAAATCTCTGATTTTAAGAGAAATATCGAGAGCAGCCAGTACAAATTTTTCCCCTTATCTACTTCCACAAACCATACGGATTCATAGGTGTGCAAGTATATGACATGAGACACCAGATGATGAACACACAAGGAAATCAGGTCCTTCTTTTGCCTCCACAATATGATGAGTTAATACAAGGCAATACCTGACAGCATATAGACAATAAACAGAAAGACAATTGCCTTACCATAGATTGGTGGAGCCAAATATTTGCTCAACCGTTGATTGTTTCAATGTCCCAAACAAAGTCTACCGTGTTTTAAATTCTTTATTAAATGCTTCTGGAGTCCTTGTGAGGGAATGTTTAGGAAGATAACTTTTGTAACTCCTAATTTTTTTTCTCGTCTATCTGATACTTAAAAACTGACGTGACTAAACTGGGGAAAATGATGGGTTCTCGAGTAATATATCAGGGTGCTGTATTTGTATCTATGCATACTTGATGGAATCTTGTAGAGTATGTTAAATCACAAGATGGTGAAATAAACAAGCAAACAACAACATTATTAATAGGCAACACTGATTCAAATCAGAAAATGCAAACAACCTCCAAATATCATATATGACATGCACATGGATAGCATGAATGAATAATGAAAATTAAAACATACCTGCTGATGCTCATTCCATCTTTATCACCCCTATTATAATGTTGGGCTGCAACAGGCTTCCTTCCAGGTTCTTGTAGCTGTTGCCTCAGCGACATTGAATAAACTGCATAATCGATACACCATAAACACATTCCATTTTGAAGCGGAAAAACAGCTAACAAATACTGCACTAACCATCCCCTGATCCCATCCCAATGATTAAGTCATGCCCCTCCTTGGCCTCCGAGTCAAATGCGTGGCACAATGGGTTAGAGTTGCTAAAATGGATGGACTTCAGCGGATCCTAGTGAAATTAATCAGCTGATCAGAACCAACAGTACAACTGCATTTAGCATGCGTCAAATAAAGGATTGCAGACCTTGTCCTGGGAATTAAGGTCACTGATGAATAGTGTATCCGCAGAATTGTAGATGATGTATGCACCCTTGCCATCGTAGTTTGCTACAGCTTGAGATCCTCCAAGGCTTGTAGATGTACCAAGGGTTCCTCCCACACGGTTGCTTTCAGACACAGCACGACTGACACCATTGCCCCCAACAAAGCTAAGTGCGCGGCTACCATTCCCGGTACCCAGCAGCCTTGCTGCCGCCGATCGCATCCCACTGCTGGAGCTTGGTGTTGATGGTGTGGAGCCTTGGCCAGTCAACCTCTCCTTCAGGTATGCCACCGTCAACTGCCACAATCAATAAACAAACTTACTATTTTTTAACAGGAAACAAACTTACTACAAAGCAAGAATCCGGAAGACCAGGACCGGACAACAGGCTAACCAGTTCAGCCAATCAAAGCCTAAGCTGTTACTACAAAATGACAGAGATGAGAAGTAATAGCAATAATTACTATAAAGCCGTTCAA comes from Triticum aestivum cultivar Chinese Spring chromosome 5B, IWGSC CS RefSeq v2.1, whole genome shotgun sequence and encodes:
- the LOC123111049 gene encoding dystrophia myotonica WD repeat-containing protein gives rise to the protein MAATSYSSSSSAAGAGGGGAAAATAAGLKTYFKTPEGRYKLQYEKAHSAAVLHYNHGGKTVSQLTVAYLKERLTGQGSTPSTPSSSSGMRSAAARLLGTGNGSRALSFVGGNGVSRAVSESNRVGGTLGTSTSLGGSQAVANYDGKGAYIIYNSADTLFISDLNSQDKDPLKSIHFSNSNPLCHAFDSEAKEGHDLIIGMGSGDVYSMSLRQQLQEPGRKPVAAQHYNRGDKDGMSISSRCTSVAWVPECEGMFVVSHSDGNLYVYDKCRDGNTECTFPAIKDPAQLMVSHAKSSKSNPIARWHVCHGSINAISFSPDGAYLATVGRDGYLRVFDFSKEQLIFGGKSYYGALLCCTWSSDGKYLLTGGEDDLVQVWSMDDRKTVAWGEGHNSWVSGVAFDPYWSPPNADGTGENAVYRFGSVGQDTQLLLWDLAMDEIVVPLRHPSGGSPTFSSGSPSAHWDSACPPTGILQPSPRMRDVPKLSPLVAHRVHADPLSGVVFSTESIVTICREGLIKIWARPGHSENNQQSNSSEFALSNTVSKDRAITSFSKASVSSFKQPSSLGLT